In a genomic window of Chryseobacterium sp. G0162:
- a CDS encoding MFS transporter, with amino-acid sequence MTETSPQQVSIKKILPLILATAIFMQMLDSTILNTSLPSIAKDLHESPLNMQNAIISYVLTLAVFMPASGFLADRFGTKKVFIFSLVLFSLGSLFCSLSQNLTHLVISRVIQGVGGSLMTPVGKLALIKTFDKSELLKAMNFAIIPALIGPVLGPLVGGYMVDYLSWHWIFLINIPIGFLGIILGLKFMPDYKSDDVDFDFKGFLIFAAASLLLSISLELFGNMQNITPVLIVFILGFLFLYYYYKHAKKEGHPIFPLNLFQVRTFRVGIVGNLATRLGISSVPLLLPLMIQIAYKQSAVTSGWIIAPMALTAIFGKSSVIKILDKYGYRQTLMVNTFIIGTLICMLAIPNIHTSLYWFVPIIAVLGFFNSIQFTSMNTISIADLRNFQTSSGNSLISVNQQLAIGFGIAFGLIVLKIFENSDLIKGETHNAFRYTFLTVGILTILSGFVFRRLHISDGKNMKSKED; translated from the coding sequence ATGACAGAAACAAGCCCTCAACAGGTATCCATAAAGAAAATTCTCCCATTGATTCTGGCCACTGCTATTTTCATGCAAATGCTGGATTCAACCATCCTGAATACTTCTTTACCCTCCATTGCAAAAGATCTTCACGAATCTCCGCTGAACATGCAAAATGCCATCATCAGTTATGTATTGACCTTAGCGGTTTTCATGCCTGCAAGTGGATTTTTGGCAGACCGCTTCGGAACTAAAAAAGTATTCATTTTCTCGTTGGTATTATTCAGTTTGGGTTCTTTGTTTTGTTCTTTATCCCAAAATCTCACTCATCTTGTTATTTCAAGGGTTATTCAGGGAGTCGGAGGAAGTCTGATGACTCCGGTTGGAAAGCTAGCGCTCATTAAAACCTTTGATAAGAGTGAATTACTTAAGGCAATGAACTTTGCAATTATCCCTGCACTTATCGGGCCAGTTCTTGGACCATTAGTAGGAGGTTACATGGTTGATTACCTGTCCTGGCACTGGATATTCCTCATCAATATTCCGATTGGTTTTTTAGGAATTATTTTAGGATTAAAATTTATGCCTGATTATAAATCTGATGATGTTGATTTTGACTTTAAAGGATTCTTAATCTTTGCAGCCGCCTCTCTCCTGCTTTCCATTTCATTAGAACTTTTTGGGAATATGCAGAATATTACCCCGGTCCTCATTGTATTTATCCTTGGATTCCTGTTTCTTTATTATTACTATAAACATGCAAAAAAAGAAGGGCATCCTATTTTTCCTCTCAACCTGTTTCAGGTCAGAACTTTTAGGGTGGGAATTGTAGGAAATCTGGCTACAAGACTAGGAATCAGTTCAGTTCCATTATTGCTTCCGCTTATGATTCAGATTGCTTATAAACAATCTGCTGTAACTTCAGGATGGATCATTGCTCCGATGGCGCTGACGGCTATATTCGGGAAATCATCTGTTATTAAAATTCTGGATAAATATGGTTACCGACAAACATTAATGGTCAATACTTTTATCATTGGAACCCTGATCTGTATGCTGGCTATTCCAAATATTCACACTTCGTTATATTGGTTTGTTCCTATTATTGCAGTATTGGGATTTTTCAACTCTATTCAGTTCACTTCTATGAATACAATTTCCATTGCTGATCTCCGGAATTTTCAGACCAGTAGTGGCAACTCTTTAATATCTGTTAATCAGCAGCTCGCCATCGGTTTCGGAATTGCCTTTGGATTGATTGTTTTAAAAATATTTGAAAACTCTGACCTCATCAAAGGGGAAACGCATAATGCTTTCCGGTATACTTTTCTTACTGTAGGAATATTAACAATTCTATCAGGTTTTGTGTTTAGAAGGTTACACATTTCGGATGGAAAGAATATGAAATCTAAGGAAGACTAA
- a CDS encoding pirin family protein: MTTKKVEIVVSPRPAHFVGDGFRVHNFIPGVQGLDMKRMDPFIMLDYNSKFHFNGSERPRGVGVHPHRGFETVTIAYSGKVEHHDSAGGGGIIGEGDVQWMTAAKGVLHKEYHETEWAKEGGIFQMVQLWVNLPAKDKMSTPKYQAIENSKMERVDLAENGFIEVIAGEYNGNKGPAFTFTPIHMMNAKLKAGGKAEFNFPAHFNTAALVIEGSITINGEEQVKADHFALFKNEGESFTIEAQEDSIVLIISGEPINEPIFPHGPFVMNTREEIMQAFEDFNTGKFGYLEE, encoded by the coding sequence ATGACAACTAAAAAAGTAGAAATAGTAGTATCTCCAAGACCTGCACACTTTGTAGGTGACGGTTTTAGAGTTCATAATTTTATTCCTGGTGTACAAGGATTAGATATGAAAAGAATGGATCCGTTCATTATGCTTGATTATAATTCAAAATTTCATTTCAATGGTTCTGAAAGACCAAGAGGTGTAGGAGTTCATCCGCACAGAGGTTTTGAAACCGTAACCATAGCTTATAGCGGCAAAGTAGAACATCATGACAGTGCTGGAGGCGGTGGTATTATCGGAGAAGGTGATGTACAATGGATGACAGCTGCCAAAGGAGTTCTTCATAAAGAATATCACGAAACAGAATGGGCAAAAGAAGGTGGAATCTTTCAAATGGTTCAGCTTTGGGTAAACCTTCCGGCAAAAGATAAGATGAGTACCCCAAAATACCAAGCGATTGAAAACTCTAAGATGGAAAGAGTTGACCTTGCCGAAAATGGTTTTATAGAAGTGATTGCAGGAGAATATAACGGAAATAAAGGTCCAGCCTTCACCTTCACCCCTATTCACATGATGAATGCAAAGCTTAAGGCTGGTGGTAAAGCAGAATTTAATTTTCCTGCCCACTTTAATACAGCAGCTTTGGTGATTGAAGGAAGTATAACCATCAATGGAGAAGAACAGGTTAAAGCAGATCATTTTGCACTGTTTAAAAATGAGGGAGAAAGCTTTACTATAGAGGCACAGGAAGATTCTATTGTTTTAATTATCAGTGGAGAGCCTATTAATGAACCCATCTTTCCTCACGGACCTTTTGTTATGAACACGAGAGAGGAAATTATGCAGGCTTTTGAGGATTTCAATACCGGAAAATTCGGTTACCTTGAAGAGTAA
- a CDS encoding GNAT family N-acetyltransferase, producing the protein MKPEFENIPLVKTDKRFEIELNGHYAFIDYRETSHQISLIHTEAEPELAGTGAAAAVVEKTLNYIEESGKKLLPFCPYVFAFIKKHPEWKRIVDEKFNGYDKL; encoded by the coding sequence ATGAAACCAGAATTTGAAAACATACCCCTTGTAAAAACCGATAAAAGATTTGAAATAGAGCTTAACGGGCACTATGCTTTTATTGATTATCGTGAAACGTCTCACCAAATTTCATTGATACACACTGAGGCAGAACCTGAACTGGCAGGCACAGGTGCAGCTGCTGCCGTAGTGGAAAAGACGCTGAACTATATTGAAGAAAGCGGTAAAAAGCTCCTTCCGTTCTGTCCGTATGTTTTTGCCTTTATCAAAAAACATCCTGAATGGAAACGTATCGTAGATGAAAAATTTAACGGATACGATAAACTGTAA
- a CDS encoding pirin family protein — MSNIGLIIEEKAADIGNFLVGRLLPFREKRAVGPFVFIDHMGPSELKDYQNLDVPPHPHIGLSTLTYLLEGSIFHRDSIGSAFEIKPGAVNWMTAGKGVVHSERTPEYLRHSDKRLHGFQIWVGLPKHLEQSEPTFHHIEADEIPVWEEDGIQYKLIAGEAFGKTSPVPVHSKLFFIEIKTKEPKKISIGKDLYGEAAMYVLDGTVTTEGNTYGSKQLMIAKDTKLCEFDMSENGTVYLFGGEPFDEERFIFWNFVNSDKEIIDQAKVNWNDQNHDAFPLVPGDEQEFVPLPKSILNRK, encoded by the coding sequence ATGTCAAATATTGGACTTATTATCGAAGAAAAAGCCGCCGACATCGGAAACTTTCTGGTAGGAAGGCTGCTCCCATTTCGTGAAAAAAGAGCCGTAGGGCCATTTGTTTTTATTGACCACATGGGACCTTCTGAATTAAAGGATTATCAAAATCTTGATGTTCCTCCCCATCCACATATCGGACTCTCTACGTTAACTTACTTGCTTGAAGGCTCTATTTTCCACAGAGACAGTATTGGAAGCGCCTTTGAAATCAAACCTGGCGCTGTTAACTGGATGACTGCCGGTAAAGGAGTAGTACATTCTGAAAGAACTCCGGAATATTTGAGACACAGCGATAAAAGACTTCACGGTTTCCAGATCTGGGTAGGTTTACCCAAACACCTTGAACAGTCTGAGCCTACTTTCCATCATATTGAAGCGGATGAAATTCCGGTTTGGGAAGAGGATGGAATTCAATATAAATTAATTGCGGGTGAAGCATTTGGAAAAACCTCTCCTGTTCCGGTACATAGTAAATTATTTTTCATCGAAATAAAAACCAAAGAGCCTAAGAAAATAAGTATAGGTAAAGATCTTTATGGGGAAGCGGCGATGTATGTTCTGGACGGAACAGTCACTACTGAAGGGAATACTTATGGTTCAAAGCAGCTGATGATTGCAAAGGATACTAAACTTTGTGAGTTTGATATGAGTGAAAATGGTACAGTATACCTTTTCGGAGGCGAACCTTTCGATGAGGAACGTTTTATTTTCTGGAATTTTGTGAACTCTGATAAAGAGATAATCGACCAGGCTAAAGTAAACTGGAACGATCAGAATCATGATGCATTTCCTTTGGTTCCAGGTGATGAACAGGAATTTGTTCCACTACCCAAGTCAATTTTAAACAGAAAGTAA
- a CDS encoding NADPH-dependent FMN reductase translates to MKIFAFAGSTSSTSINRELVKFVLKDFQEEEINLIDLNDFTMPVFSVDLEKKGFPDEAHQFLKNIGECDIIICSLAEHNRSYSAAFKNIFDWASRINVKVFQNKPMLLMSTSPGGYGGGNVMNTAKTFFPQFAADIKDTFSLPKFYENFDLESGIINPDMLSELKTKIENFKNSVKTND, encoded by the coding sequence ATGAAAATATTTGCATTTGCAGGGAGTACTTCATCTACTTCCATCAACAGAGAGCTGGTAAAGTTTGTTTTAAAAGATTTCCAGGAGGAAGAGATCAACCTTATTGACCTCAATGATTTCACTATGCCTGTTTTTTCCGTAGACCTCGAAAAGAAAGGTTTTCCGGATGAAGCGCACCAATTTTTAAAGAATATCGGGGAATGTGATATCATTATTTGTTCCCTGGCAGAGCATAACAGATCGTACAGTGCTGCTTTCAAAAATATTTTCGATTGGGCTTCAAGGATTAATGTAAAGGTATTTCAAAATAAGCCAATGCTTCTGATGAGTACTTCTCCCGGTGGTTATGGTGGCGGAAATGTGATGAATACGGCAAAAACATTCTTTCCACAGTTCGCTGCAGATATCAAAGATACTTTTTCACTGCCAAAGTTCTATGAGAATTTTGATCTTGAAAGTGGAATTATCAATCCTGATATGCTGAGCGAGCTAAAAACAAAAATTGAGAACTTTAAAAATAGCGTTAAGACCAATGACTAA
- a CDS encoding TMEM175 family protein: MTKGRLEAFSDGVLAIIITIMVLELKVPEGSSWVSLKPLLPKFLAYIFSFIYVGIYWNNHHHLFQTVKKVNGGILWANLHLLFWLSMMPIATEWIGTTGFAENPVATYGIILVLCAIAYSILENVIIRCEGENSPLKEAIHSKYKENISIIFYILGIATSFFYPYIAIGFYYIVALIWLIPDRRIEKSLKDN; this comes from the coding sequence ATGACTAAGGGAAGACTGGAAGCATTCAGTGATGGTGTTTTAGCCATCATCATTACCATCATGGTTCTTGAGCTGAAAGTACCGGAAGGAAGCAGCTGGGTAAGTCTCAAACCTCTTCTCCCTAAATTTTTAGCATATATTTTCAGTTTTATCTATGTTGGAATTTATTGGAATAATCATCATCACTTATTTCAGACGGTAAAAAAAGTAAACGGAGGTATTCTTTGGGCCAATCTTCATTTGTTATTCTGGCTTTCCATGATGCCTATTGCTACAGAATGGATCGGAACTACCGGTTTTGCAGAAAACCCTGTAGCAACCTATGGTATCATACTTGTTCTATGTGCCATAGCCTATAGCATTCTGGAGAATGTTATTATCCGATGTGAAGGTGAAAATTCACCATTGAAAGAGGCCATACATTCAAAGTATAAAGAGAATATATCCATTATATTTTATATTCTGGGAATCGCTACTTCATTTTTTTATCCTTATATTGCCATAGGTTTTTATTACATTGTGGCTCTTATATGGCTGATTCCGGACAGAAGAATCGAAAAATCATTAAAAGACAATTAA
- a CDS encoding (4Fe-4S)-binding protein yields the protein METHEYPNGDITVIWQPQKCIHSAVCVKLLPQVYNPKERPWIKATNATPEELKKQIDQCPSGALSYKFNTEK from the coding sequence ATGGAAACACACGAATATCCCAACGGCGACATTACTGTCATCTGGCAGCCTCAGAAGTGTATCCACTCGGCTGTATGTGTAAAACTGCTTCCTCAGGTATACAATCCGAAAGAAAGACCTTGGATAAAAGCAACCAATGCAACCCCTGAAGAACTGAAAAAACAGATAGATCAATGCCCATCAGGAGCATTAAGTTATAAATTCAATACTGAAAAATAA
- a CDS encoding OsmC family protein, with protein MAVTVKASLGKTKYYTQVTAGENTIITDEPLDKGGQNKGFNPMEILATSLASCTAATLRMYIERKEWDVENINVEVELENYPLTKRAIFKRDITFEGVLDPEQMKRLHTIADACPVHKILTNDIEILTKFS; from the coding sequence ATGGCAGTAACGGTAAAAGCAAGTTTAGGAAAAACAAAATATTATACGCAGGTAACAGCCGGTGAAAATACAATCATTACTGATGAACCTTTAGATAAAGGTGGACAAAATAAAGGGTTCAATCCGATGGAAATTCTGGCTACTTCTTTAGCAAGCTGTACGGCAGCTACTTTAAGGATGTACATTGAAAGAAAAGAATGGGATGTAGAAAACATCAATGTAGAAGTGGAACTTGAAAATTATCCATTGACCAAAAGAGCGATCTTCAAAAGAGATATTACTTTTGAAGGGGTTTTGGATCCTGAACAAATGAAAAGACTTCACACGATTGCTGATGCATGTCCTGTACACAAAATATTAACCAACGATATAGAAATATTAACTAAATTCTCATAA
- a CDS encoding GNAT family N-acetyltransferase codes for MIEVKQNNDEKHGSFEAFIDGRRAGMMTYTWAGEERFIIDHTEVEEAYNGKGVGKEMLLAAVDFARKNGKKIIPLCPFAKASFQKSEELQDVLVN; via the coding sequence ATGATCGAAGTAAAACAAAATAACGACGAAAAACACGGAAGTTTTGAAGCTTTCATAGATGGAAGACGCGCAGGAATGATGACGTACACCTGGGCAGGAGAAGAAAGATTTATTATTGACCACACCGAGGTAGAAGAAGCCTACAACGGAAAAGGGGTAGGTAAGGAAATGCTTTTGGCTGCTGTAGATTTTGCAAGAAAAAACGGAAAAAAAATTATTCCGCTTTGCCCTTTTGCTAAAGCCAGTTTCCAAAAGAGCGAGGAGCTACAGGATGTTTTGGTGAATTAG
- a CDS encoding sodium:solute symporter, with amino-acid sequence MNSGTVLLLFVFIYFIGLLVISYFTSRNSDNQSFFIGNKKSKWWLVAFGMIGTSLSGVTFISVPGTVGKMTGSEYIYGGFEYYMMVIGFFIGYFIVAAILLPLYYKMNLTSIYTYLGKRFNVEAHKIGSIFFIISRAIGATARLYLVVNVLQLFLLEGLGVPFWVTSMVLLLMVLLYTFEGGVKTIVITDTLQTSFMIISLVACIVYILSNLNLSFGEAYTILEQKNYTHFINFDPNSKTFFLKTILGGIFITIAMTGLDQEMMQKNISVDNLKNSKKNMLTFAGTLLFVNLAFLFLGGLLYLFALQHGAEYGTTGTDPVSNIFGFKDTAGNIKNIMGDDLFPALSLNGYFPMAISVIFIIGLISALFPSADGALTAVTSSYCVDLLNLNEDKTKTEKEKKSLRMKVHLTFTVLFFILIMVFKALNDKSIVYLIMEIAGYTYGPLLGLFAFGIFTKFQISKKYSILTVTILAPIITYLINFAVTTYTDYRIGVELIVLNGLLTFIGLWMVKNKQHLRVV; translated from the coding sequence ATGAATTCAGGAACTGTCCTTTTGCTGTTTGTCTTTATCTACTTTATCGGCCTTTTGGTGATCTCTTATTTCACCAGCCGAAATTCTGACAACCAGTCTTTCTTTATCGGTAATAAAAAAAGTAAATGGTGGCTCGTTGCATTTGGGATGATAGGGACCAGCTTAAGTGGGGTTACTTTTATCTCAGTTCCGGGAACCGTCGGGAAAATGACCGGTTCCGAATATATTTATGGAGGTTTTGAATATTATATGATGGTAATCGGCTTTTTCATCGGGTATTTTATTGTTGCAGCCATCCTCCTGCCTCTGTATTATAAGATGAACCTTACTTCCATTTATACATATTTGGGAAAAAGATTCAATGTGGAAGCCCATAAGATCGGATCGATATTCTTTATTATATCAAGAGCCATTGGAGCTACTGCAAGATTATATCTGGTAGTCAATGTATTGCAACTTTTCCTCCTTGAAGGATTAGGGGTTCCGTTTTGGGTTACTTCCATGGTTCTTTTACTGATGGTTCTACTCTATACTTTTGAAGGTGGTGTAAAAACCATTGTCATTACAGATACTTTACAGACCTCTTTCATGATTATCAGTTTGGTAGCTTGTATTGTTTATATTTTATCTAACCTAAACCTGTCTTTTGGTGAAGCCTATACAATTTTAGAACAGAAAAATTATACTCACTTTATCAATTTTGATCCTAATTCCAAGACATTTTTCCTTAAAACCATCCTAGGTGGAATTTTCATCACCATTGCCATGACCGGTTTGGATCAGGAGATGATGCAGAAAAATATCTCTGTAGACAATCTTAAAAACTCAAAGAAGAACATGTTAACTTTCGCAGGAACTCTTCTGTTTGTTAATCTTGCATTTTTATTTTTGGGTGGTCTTCTCTACCTTTTTGCGTTACAACATGGAGCAGAATATGGAACTACCGGAACAGATCCTGTGAGCAATATTTTCGGTTTCAAAGATACTGCAGGAAACATCAAAAATATTATGGGAGATGACCTGTTCCCAGCGTTATCTCTTAACGGATATTTCCCAATGGCTATTTCTGTTATTTTCATTATTGGATTAATTTCAGCTTTATTCCCTTCTGCGGATGGGGCATTAACTGCAGTAACAAGTTCGTATTGTGTAGATTTATTAAACCTTAATGAAGATAAAACCAAAACTGAAAAAGAGAAAAAAAGCCTTCGTATGAAAGTGCATTTGACATTCACCGTCCTATTTTTCATATTAATTATGGTGTTCAAAGCGTTGAATGACAAATCTATCGTATATCTGATTATGGAAATTGCAGGATATACTTACGGACCGTTACTTGGACTTTTTGCTTTTGGAATTTTTACGAAATTTCAGATTTCAAAAAAGTATTCGATTCTTACCGTAACGATTCTGGCTCCTATTATCACTTATTTAATCAATTTCGCAGTCACCACTTATACAGACTACAGAATTGGTGTAGAACTTATCGTTCTTAATGGGCTGCTAACATTTATCGGCTTATGGATGGTAAAAAACAAGCAACATTTGAGAGTTGTTTAA
- a CDS encoding SGNH/GDSL hydrolase family protein: protein MKLFVFLAFSLFAGTFVKAQSAVDFANLTKYKDENTSILSSKKKVDVVFMGNSITEGWVKSHPEFFSENNYTGRGISGQTTSQMLLRFQNDVVALKPKLVIINAGTNDIAQNTGIYDPDFTFNNIKAMADIAQNNAIKVIIASILPAAEFPWRKEITDVPQKVDALNHRLKQYTSSKKLIFVDYNSAMRDAQGGMREGLSKDGIHPVPAGYTIMEPMIKNAIHKALGKK from the coding sequence ATGAAATTATTTGTTTTTCTGGCTTTTAGTCTGTTTGCCGGTACATTTGTAAAAGCTCAGAGTGCTGTTGATTTTGCCAATCTTACAAAGTACAAAGATGAAAATACAAGCATTTTAAGTTCAAAGAAGAAAGTGGACGTTGTTTTTATGGGCAATTCTATTACAGAAGGCTGGGTAAAGAGTCATCCTGAATTTTTCTCTGAAAACAATTATACAGGCAGAGGAATCAGCGGACAAACTACTTCACAGATGCTGCTGCGTTTTCAGAATGATGTTGTTGCTTTAAAACCAAAACTGGTGATCATTAATGCAGGAACCAATGATATTGCACAGAATACAGGCATTTATGATCCCGATTTCACTTTTAATAATATCAAAGCCATGGCTGATATTGCTCAAAATAACGCAATTAAAGTAATCATTGCCTCCATATTGCCCGCAGCAGAGTTCCCATGGCGTAAAGAAATAACGGATGTTCCTCAAAAAGTAGACGCCTTGAATCACAGATTAAAGCAGTATACAAGCAGCAAAAAACTCATTTTTGTAGATTATAATTCTGCAATGCGGGATGCACAGGGCGGGATGCGTGAAGGACTCTCAAAGGATGGCATCCATCCGGTTCCTGCAGGATATACAATCATGGAACCAATGATTAAAAATGCAATCCATAAAGCATTAGGAAAAAAATAA
- a CDS encoding transketolase, with the protein MSKSIEELKSLTTQIRRDILRMVHAVNSGHPGGSLGCTEFFTALYGKVMNYHLPFTMEGKNEDHFYLSNGHISPVYYSTLARFNFFPVEELKTFRKLDSRLQGHPTTHEGLPGIRIASGSLGQGLSVALGAALGKKMDGDQSLVYTLHGDGELQEGQIWEALMFAAAKKVDNIISTIDYNGRQIDGDTDDVLSLGNLHAKLEAFGWIVLEEKNGNDLEAVIGILERAKAETGKGKPVAIMLHTEMGSGVDYMMGSHSWHGKAPNDEQLETAFKQLYLEAPADY; encoded by the coding sequence ATGAGTAAAAGTATCGAAGAGTTAAAATCTCTTACTACACAGATCAGAAGAGACATTTTAAGAATGGTTCACGCTGTAAATTCAGGACACCCTGGAGGAAGCTTAGGCTGTACAGAGTTCTTTACAGCACTTTACGGAAAGGTGATGAACTATCATCTTCCTTTTACGATGGAAGGTAAAAATGAAGATCATTTTTATTTATCTAACGGACACATTTCTCCTGTATACTACTCTACTTTGGCAAGATTCAACTTCTTCCCGGTAGAAGAATTAAAGACTTTCAGAAAACTTGATTCAAGATTACAGGGGCACCCTACTACTCACGAAGGTCTTCCAGGAATCAGAATTGCTTCAGGTTCTTTAGGACAAGGTCTTTCTGTAGCGTTAGGAGCTGCCTTAGGTAAAAAAATGGATGGAGACCAATCTCTTGTTTACACTCTTCACGGGGATGGTGAACTTCAGGAAGGTCAGATCTGGGAAGCACTGATGTTTGCTGCTGCTAAAAAAGTAGATAACATTATTTCTACTATCGACTACAACGGACGTCAGATTGACGGTGATACAGATGATGTATTAAGCCTTGGAAATCTTCATGCTAAACTTGAAGCTTTCGGATGGATCGTTTTAGAAGAAAAGAACGGTAATGATCTTGAAGCTGTCATCGGTATTCTTGAAAGAGCAAAAGCTGAAACTGGAAAAGGAAAACCTGTAGCGATCATGCTTCATACAGAAATGGGTTCTGGAGTAGATTACATGATGGGATCTCACTCTTGGCATGGTAAAGCTCCTAATGATGAGCAATTGGAAACGGCATTCAAACAATTGTATTTAGAAGCTCCTGCTGACTACTAA
- a CDS encoding transketolase family protein: MKYTYTEKKDTRSGFGAGLAELADKNPNVVALCADLIGSLKMEKFIEKAPERFIQVGIAEANMMGIAAGLSITGKIPFTGTFANFSTSRVYDQIRQSIAYSGKNVKICASHAGLTLGEDGATHQVLEDIGMMKMLPGMTVINPCDYNQTKAATLAIADFEGPVYLRFGRPTVPVFIPEDMPFEIGKGIMLQEGTDVTIVATGHLVWESLVAADELEKEGISCEVINIHTIKPLDEEIILKSVEKTGKIVTAEEHNYLGGLGESVAGMLARKRPTRQEFVAVNDTFGESATPAELMKKYKIDAAAVKEAVKRILAN, translated from the coding sequence ATGAAATATACATATACAGAAAAAAAGGACACACGTTCAGGATTCGGAGCCGGATTAGCTGAGCTTGCTGACAAAAACCCTAATGTAGTAGCACTTTGTGCAGACCTTATCGGATCTTTGAAAATGGAGAAGTTCATTGAGAAAGCTCCTGAAAGATTTATTCAGGTAGGTATTGCAGAAGCTAACATGATGGGAATTGCTGCGGGTCTTAGCATCACAGGAAAAATTCCTTTCACAGGAACGTTTGCAAATTTCTCTACTTCAAGAGTATATGACCAAATTCGTCAATCTATTGCTTACTCCGGGAAAAATGTAAAAATCTGTGCATCTCACGCAGGTCTTACGTTAGGAGAAGATGGAGCTACTCACCAGGTATTGGAAGATATCGGGATGATGAAAATGCTTCCGGGAATGACTGTAATCAACCCATGTGACTACAACCAGACAAAAGCAGCTACTCTTGCTATTGCTGATTTTGAAGGTCCTGTATATTTAAGATTTGGTAGACCTACTGTTCCTGTATTCATCCCTGAAGATATGCCTTTCGAAATCGGAAAAGGAATCATGCTTCAGGAAGGTACTGATGTAACGATTGTTGCAACAGGACACCTTGTATGGGAATCTCTTGTAGCTGCTGACGAACTTGAAAAAGAAGGTATTTCTTGTGAGGTAATCAATATCCACACAATTAAGCCTCTTGACGAAGAAATCATCCTAAAATCTGTTGAAAAAACAGGTAAGATTGTAACTGCTGAAGAGCATAACTATCTTGGTGGTTTAGGTGAATCTGTTGCGGGAATGCTTGCAAGAAAAAGACCTACAAGACAGGAATTTGTTGCGGTAAACGATACTTTCGGAGAATCTGCAACACCTGCTGAATTAATGAAGAAGTATAAGATTGATGCTGCAGCAGTGAAAGAAGCTGTAAAAAGAATTTTAGCTAACTAA
- a CDS encoding TIGR04139 family peptide modification target, producing the protein MKKLIGMKRNFSSLENKKINRNDLKAVQGANSYDISENATCYDKKTYNDKCVLISTLYIGDNCGGL; encoded by the coding sequence ATGAAAAAATTAATTGGCATGAAGAGAAACTTCTCTTCTTTAGAAAACAAAAAGATCAACAGAAATGATTTAAAAGCTGTTCAGGGAGCCAATAGCTACGACATTTCAGAAAACGCAACATGCTATGACAAAAAAACTTATAATGACAAGTGTGTACTTATAAGTACATTATATATAGGTGATAATTGTGGCGGATTGTAA